The Castor canadensis chromosome 13, mCasCan1.hap1v2, whole genome shotgun sequence genome has a window encoding:
- the Card19 gene encoding caspase recruitment domain-containing protein 19 isoform X1 → MTDQTYCDRLVQDTPFLTGQGCLSEQQVDRIILQLNRYYPQILTNKEAEKPALPSTPQFRNPKASLRVRLCDLLSHLQRSGERHCQEFYRALYIHAQPLHSRLPSRHALQNPECTELDWGSESRQLSDRGPMSFLAGLGLAAGLALLLYCCPPDYKVLPGARRVLGFSPIIIDRHVSRYLLAFLADDLAAL, encoded by the exons ATGACAG ATCAGACCTACTGTGACCGCCTGGTGCAGGACACGCCTTTCCTGACGGGCCAGGGGTGCCTGAGCGAGCAGCAGGTAGACAGGATCATCCTTCAGCTGAACCGCTACTACCCACAGATCCTCACCAACAAGGAGGCTGAAAAG CCGGCCCTTCCTTCCACCCCCCAGTTCCGGAACCCCAAGGCATCCCTGCGCGTGCGGCTCTGTGACCTCCTGAGCCACCTACAGCGGAGTGGTGAGCGACACTGCCAGGAGTTCTACCGAGCCCTGTACATCCACGCCCAGCCCTTGCACAGCCGCCTGCCCAGCCGCCACGCTTTGC AGAACCCAGAGTGCACAGAGCTTGACTGGGGCAGCGAGAGCCGCCAGCTGAGTGATAGGG GACCCATGAGTTTCCTGGCGGGCCTCGGCCTGGCCGCAGGACTGGCCCTCCTCCTCTACTGCTGCCCTCCAG ACTACAAGGTGCTGCCAGGGGCCCGGCGCGTCCTTGGCTTCTCGCCCATCATCATCGACAGGCATGTCAGCCGCTACCTACTGGCCTTCCTGGCAGATGACCTGGCAGCGCTCTGA
- the Card19 gene encoding caspase recruitment domain-containing protein 19 isoform X5 encodes MTDQTYCDRLVQDTPFLTGQGCLSEQQVDRIILQLNRYYPQILTNKEAEKPALPSTPQFRNPKASLRVRLCDLLSHLQRSGERHCQEFYRALYIHAQPLHSRLPSRHALHYKVLPGARRVLGFSPIIIDRHVSRYLLAFLADDLAAL; translated from the exons ATGACAG ATCAGACCTACTGTGACCGCCTGGTGCAGGACACGCCTTTCCTGACGGGCCAGGGGTGCCTGAGCGAGCAGCAGGTAGACAGGATCATCCTTCAGCTGAACCGCTACTACCCACAGATCCTCACCAACAAGGAGGCTGAAAAG CCGGCCCTTCCTTCCACCCCCCAGTTCCGGAACCCCAAGGCATCCCTGCGCGTGCGGCTCTGTGACCTCCTGAGCCACCTACAGCGGAGTGGTGAGCGACACTGCCAGGAGTTCTACCGAGCCCTGTACATCCACGCCCAGCCCTTGCACAGCCGCCTGCCCAGCCGCCACGCTTTGC ACTACAAGGTGCTGCCAGGGGCCCGGCGCGTCCTTGGCTTCTCGCCCATCATCATCGACAGGCATGTCAGCCGCTACCTACTGGCCTTCCTGGCAGATGACCTGGCAGCGCTCTGA
- the Card19 gene encoding caspase recruitment domain-containing protein 19 isoform X2 — translation MTDQTYCDRLVQDTPFLTGQGCLSEQQVDRIILQLNRYYPQILTNKEAEKFRNPKASLRVRLCDLLSHLQRSGERHCQEFYRALYIHAQPLHSRLPSRHALQNPECTELDWGSESRQLSDRGPMSFLAGLGLAAGLALLLYCCPPDYKVLPGARRVLGFSPIIIDRHVSRYLLAFLADDLAAL, via the exons ATGACAG ATCAGACCTACTGTGACCGCCTGGTGCAGGACACGCCTTTCCTGACGGGCCAGGGGTGCCTGAGCGAGCAGCAGGTAGACAGGATCATCCTTCAGCTGAACCGCTACTACCCACAGATCCTCACCAACAAGGAGGCTGAAAAG TTCCGGAACCCCAAGGCATCCCTGCGCGTGCGGCTCTGTGACCTCCTGAGCCACCTACAGCGGAGTGGTGAGCGACACTGCCAGGAGTTCTACCGAGCCCTGTACATCCACGCCCAGCCCTTGCACAGCCGCCTGCCCAGCCGCCACGCTTTGC AGAACCCAGAGTGCACAGAGCTTGACTGGGGCAGCGAGAGCCGCCAGCTGAGTGATAGGG GACCCATGAGTTTCCTGGCGGGCCTCGGCCTGGCCGCAGGACTGGCCCTCCTCCTCTACTGCTGCCCTCCAG ACTACAAGGTGCTGCCAGGGGCCCGGCGCGTCCTTGGCTTCTCGCCCATCATCATCGACAGGCATGTCAGCCGCTACCTACTGGCCTTCCTGGCAGATGACCTGGCAGCGCTCTGA
- the Card19 gene encoding caspase recruitment domain-containing protein 19 isoform X3, which yields MTDQTYCDRLVQDTPFLTGQGCLSEQQVDRIILQLNRYYPQILTNKEAEKPALPSTPQFRNPKASLRVRLCDLLSHLQRSGERHCQEFYRALYIHAQPLHSRLPSRHALRPMSFLAGLGLAAGLALLLYCCPPDYKVLPGARRVLGFSPIIIDRHVSRYLLAFLADDLAAL from the exons ATGACAG ATCAGACCTACTGTGACCGCCTGGTGCAGGACACGCCTTTCCTGACGGGCCAGGGGTGCCTGAGCGAGCAGCAGGTAGACAGGATCATCCTTCAGCTGAACCGCTACTACCCACAGATCCTCACCAACAAGGAGGCTGAAAAG CCGGCCCTTCCTTCCACCCCCCAGTTCCGGAACCCCAAGGCATCCCTGCGCGTGCGGCTCTGTGACCTCCTGAGCCACCTACAGCGGAGTGGTGAGCGACACTGCCAGGAGTTCTACCGAGCCCTGTACATCCACGCCCAGCCCTTGCACAGCCGCCTGCCCAGCCGCCACGCTTTGC GACCCATGAGTTTCCTGGCGGGCCTCGGCCTGGCCGCAGGACTGGCCCTCCTCCTCTACTGCTGCCCTCCAG ACTACAAGGTGCTGCCAGGGGCCCGGCGCGTCCTTGGCTTCTCGCCCATCATCATCGACAGGCATGTCAGCCGCTACCTACTGGCCTTCCTGGCAGATGACCTGGCAGCGCTCTGA
- the Card19 gene encoding caspase recruitment domain-containing protein 19 isoform X4, with the protein MTDQTYCDRLVQDTPFLTGQGCLSEQQVDRIILQLNRYYPQILTNKEAEKFRNPKASLRVRLCDLLSHLQRSGERHCQEFYRALYIHAQPLHSRLPSRHALRPMSFLAGLGLAAGLALLLYCCPPDYKVLPGARRVLGFSPIIIDRHVSRYLLAFLADDLAAL; encoded by the exons ATGACAG ATCAGACCTACTGTGACCGCCTGGTGCAGGACACGCCTTTCCTGACGGGCCAGGGGTGCCTGAGCGAGCAGCAGGTAGACAGGATCATCCTTCAGCTGAACCGCTACTACCCACAGATCCTCACCAACAAGGAGGCTGAAAAG TTCCGGAACCCCAAGGCATCCCTGCGCGTGCGGCTCTGTGACCTCCTGAGCCACCTACAGCGGAGTGGTGAGCGACACTGCCAGGAGTTCTACCGAGCCCTGTACATCCACGCCCAGCCCTTGCACAGCCGCCTGCCCAGCCGCCACGCTTTGC GACCCATGAGTTTCCTGGCGGGCCTCGGCCTGGCCGCAGGACTGGCCCTCCTCCTCTACTGCTGCCCTCCAG ACTACAAGGTGCTGCCAGGGGCCCGGCGCGTCCTTGGCTTCTCGCCCATCATCATCGACAGGCATGTCAGCCGCTACCTACTGGCCTTCCTGGCAGATGACCTGGCAGCGCTCTGA